A genomic segment from Gilvibacter sp. SZ-19 encodes:
- a CDS encoding metal-sensitive transcriptional regulator produces MLDEGKDPEQINIQFKSIDKGIQKAHYLLLDEVYRKALAIGIVNAVDSCPGNCGNEDKIDYLKREFPNLELSDLTDKLKEIQTIENRLKDYNKKKV; encoded by the coding sequence ATGCTCGATGAAGGCAAAGACCCTGAACAAATAAACATTCAATTCAAGTCCATTGATAAAGGAATCCAAAAAGCACATTATTTACTGTTAGACGAAGTGTATCGCAAAGCACTCGCAATTGGAATCGTAAATGCAGTTGACTCTTGCCCCGGAAACTGTGGCAATGAAGATAAAATTGATTACCTAAAACGTGAATTCCCCAACTTGGAATTGTCCGACTTGACAGATAAATTGAAAGAAATACAAACCATTGAAAACAGGTTAAAAGACTACAACAAAAAAAAAGTCTGA
- the merA gene encoding mercury(II) reductase: MSVNKETVILKINGMTCSGCSSHIEKDMNAKGGVISSAVNHETGIGEFTIDTNKMGKKELINAVNAIGDYSVLNKVEKKTTTVSNSENTTMKDSFNDKNDYDLIIIGGGSAAFSAAIKAEGLGLKTLMINGGLDFGGTCVNVGCVPSKNLIRAAETAYHATHSNFKGIKPKGVNIDFAQVIKDKKALVTALQQQKYIDVVSDFENLTMLKGWAQFVNKNTIIVDDQDTYTATNIVIATGATTNIPNIEGLNDVGYLTNVSLFDLKEKPESLTIMGAGYIGLEIAQAYSRFGVKVRIIEFTDRPLRSQTSDITDVLVQQYKKEGIEILPNFRALKFEKSGADIIIQCTCPDGSTTQLIEKGHIVVATGTKPNTSKLGLENLDLKLTERGHIMVNAKMETNISNIYAAGDVTNTPAFVYTAATEGSTAVNNAFSLLKNSVDYTSLPWVVFTDPQIAGAGIDEVEAEKKGIPFEVSKLELIHVPRALAAQDIRGFIKLIRNTETDKLIGARVIAPEGGELIQQLSIAIKFGITVKDLAESFYPYLTLSEGIKLAAITFGKDVSKLSCCAS; the protein is encoded by the coding sequence ATGTCAGTAAATAAAGAAACCGTAATATTGAAAATCAACGGAATGACCTGTAGTGGATGCTCATCACATATCGAAAAAGATATGAACGCAAAAGGTGGCGTTATAAGCAGTGCTGTAAATCACGAAACGGGAATAGGAGAATTTACTATTGATACTAATAAAATGGGTAAAAAAGAATTAATCAATGCCGTAAATGCCATTGGCGATTATTCTGTCCTTAATAAAGTTGAAAAGAAAACCACTACTGTTTCAAATTCGGAGAATACTACTATGAAAGATAGTTTCAACGATAAAAACGATTACGATTTAATTATCATTGGAGGTGGTTCTGCAGCGTTTTCAGCAGCGATAAAAGCCGAAGGTTTAGGACTTAAAACACTAATGATAAATGGCGGGTTGGATTTTGGAGGCACTTGTGTAAATGTTGGTTGTGTCCCTTCCAAAAATTTGATTAGGGCTGCCGAAACCGCATATCACGCTACACATTCAAATTTTAAAGGGATTAAACCAAAAGGAGTCAATATTGATTTTGCACAAGTTATAAAAGACAAAAAAGCATTGGTTACTGCATTACAACAGCAAAAATATATTGATGTTGTAAGCGATTTTGAAAATCTAACAATGCTAAAGGGATGGGCTCAATTTGTAAATAAGAATACTATTATTGTTGATGACCAGGATACATATACAGCTACTAACATTGTTATAGCAACTGGAGCTACTACAAACATTCCAAATATTGAAGGTTTAAATGACGTTGGCTACTTAACCAATGTATCATTGTTCGACTTAAAAGAAAAACCTGAAAGCCTTACTATTATGGGGGCAGGTTATATTGGCTTGGAAATTGCTCAAGCTTACAGCCGATTCGGGGTAAAAGTTAGAATTATTGAATTTACGGACAGACCTTTAAGAAGTCAAACAAGTGATATAACAGATGTTTTAGTCCAGCAATATAAAAAGGAAGGTATAGAAATTCTTCCAAATTTCAGAGCCTTAAAATTTGAAAAATCAGGAGCCGATATAATTATTCAGTGTACTTGTCCTGATGGCTCAACTACACAATTAATTGAAAAAGGACATATTGTTGTTGCGACAGGAACAAAACCAAACACTTCAAAATTAGGTTTAGAAAATCTGGATTTAAAACTAACAGAAAGAGGTCACATTATGGTTAATGCAAAAATGGAAACGAATATTTCCAATATTTACGCAGCAGGTGATGTAACCAATACACCTGCGTTTGTTTATACCGCAGCAACCGAAGGCAGTACTGCAGTAAATAATGCCTTTTCACTATTAAAAAATAGTGTAGATTATACATCGTTACCTTGGGTAGTATTTACTGACCCGCAAATTGCAGGAGCGGGAATAGATGAGGTAGAAGCAGAAAAAAAAGGCATACCTTTTGAAGTATCTAAACTAGAATTAATTCACGTTCCAAGGGCATTGGCTGCCCAGGATATTAGAGGATTTATAAAGTTAATTCGTAATACCGAAACTGATAAATTAATAGGTGCAAGAGTCATAGCACCTGAAGGTGGTGAACTTATACAGCAATTAAGTATAGCTATTAAGTTTGGTATTACTGTAAAAGATTTGGCTGAAAGTTTTTATCCCTACTTAACTTTAAGTGAAGGAATCAAATTAGCGGCAATTACCTTTGGAAAAGATGTTTCTAAATTGAGTTGCTGTGCGAGTTAA
- a CDS encoding efflux RND transporter periplasmic adaptor subunit, whose translation MKNIAIIITVLLTFLLVGCNSKPDSELGHNEAEDVSKTEATGEDTHGEEGHDEEEGGHEEEGEEGVVELTTQQIETIGLETKTLEKRNLGNNIKVTGNLELFPQDMANISPFVGGNVRSIKVIEGDKVRKGEVLAYLEHPDIISMQQEYQEKNDELVFLKQDFERKQTLYDKGVSSGKEFQMAQSKFRSTTSSVNGLRSKLRLLGINTTKVEQGEIFSAVPITTPISGYVDEVMVSLGDYVAPQSKMFTVSDNSKIHLDLKVYEKDIPKVKEGQKIQFTVASRPDELLSAEVHSIGKTFEEDPKALHVHADIDNKNGDLLPGMYVEGRIIQGKKSGFAVPEEAIIKEGEQSYVFIVDEDEAPEENKIKFKRIPVSIGIQDLGFVEINLPADVSTDAKVVIKGAYMLSSEMIKGELDHDH comes from the coding sequence ATGAAAAATATAGCAATAATTATAACAGTACTATTAACCTTCTTATTGGTAGGCTGTAACAGCAAACCCGATTCTGAATTGGGTCATAATGAAGCTGAAGACGTTTCAAAAACCGAAGCTACTGGAGAAGATACACACGGCGAAGAGGGTCACGACGAAGAAGAAGGTGGCCACGAGGAAGAAGGAGAAGAAGGCGTGGTAGAACTTACAACACAACAAATAGAGACCATTGGCTTGGAGACCAAGACCTTGGAAAAAAGAAACCTCGGTAACAATATTAAAGTTACAGGTAACCTCGAGCTATTTCCTCAAGATATGGCCAACATTAGTCCTTTTGTAGGCGGTAATGTACGTTCCATCAAAGTAATAGAAGGAGATAAAGTACGAAAGGGTGAGGTTCTGGCCTATTTGGAACACCCAGATATCATTTCTATGCAACAGGAATATCAGGAAAAGAACGATGAACTCGTGTTTCTTAAACAAGATTTTGAGCGCAAGCAGACCCTTTATGATAAAGGTGTTTCTTCGGGCAAGGAATTTCAAATGGCACAATCCAAATTTCGTTCTACAACATCGAGTGTAAATGGATTAAGGTCAAAATTACGCCTGTTGGGAATCAATACAACTAAGGTTGAACAAGGTGAAATATTTTCAGCCGTACCTATTACTACACCAATTTCGGGCTATGTCGATGAAGTAATGGTAAGCTTGGGCGATTACGTGGCACCACAATCCAAGATGTTTACGGTAAGTGATAATTCTAAAATTCATTTGGACCTTAAGGTGTACGAAAAAGATATTCCTAAAGTAAAGGAGGGTCAAAAAATACAATTTACGGTAGCGTCAAGACCAGATGAGCTGTTAAGTGCCGAAGTACATTCCATTGGAAAGACTTTTGAGGAAGACCCCAAAGCACTGCACGTACACGCAGATATAGACAATAAAAACGGCGACCTCTTACCAGGTATGTATGTAGAAGGACGAATTATACAGGGTAAAAAGTCAGGCTTTGCAGTTCCTGAAGAAGCAATCATCAAGGAAGGAGAACAGTCCTACGTTTTTATCGTGGATGAAGACGAAGCACCAGAAGAAAATAAAATCAAGTTTAAAAGAATACCTGTAAGCATTGGTATTCAAGATTTAGGCTTTGTAGAAATAAACCTTCCCGCCGACGTTTCAACGGATGCCAAAGTGGTCATCAAAGGGGCTTATATGCTTTCCTCGGAAATGATTAAAGGTGAATTGGATCACGACCACTAG
- a CDS encoding thioredoxin family protein has product MKRQIEIFTAGCTVCEPVVHLVKETAGKDCEITLHNLSEQCESKICVSKMKEYGVKRVPAIAVNGKLLDCCTNIQITKDDLTNAGIGNC; this is encoded by the coding sequence ATGAAACGACAAATCGAAATTTTTACAGCAGGTTGTACAGTTTGCGAGCCTGTGGTACATTTAGTAAAAGAGACAGCAGGAAAAGACTGCGAAATAACACTTCATAACTTATCTGAGCAATGCGAAAGTAAAATCTGTGTGTCAAAAATGAAGGAATATGGAGTTAAAAGAGTTCCCGCGATTGCTGTTAATGGAAAACTATTAGATTGCTGTACAAACATCCAAATTACAAAAGATGATTTGACCAATGCAGGAATAGGAAACTGTTAG
- a CDS encoding 6-bladed beta-propeller produces the protein MKINIMSFFLGLLVISGCHENKKKKQETTSWKFSKEIPLENVSPIGIVSQNNFLWLSDVDNNRVVKVDLDGNILEAFNGLQRPMHMAIKEGKIYVPEYTSDSLKIIENGNVSTLELKENTDGIGGVSVFGNTVAIADFYNHQIILQQEDKVIILGTEVHDDGELYYPTDVEMSDDLIYVADAYNNRVQVFDFEGNYVRMIGWNESIKVATGLKVTDSQVIVADFEGNRVLIYDLNGKLLQIVSGKFNQPTDIEIVNGTMYVVNYKGKAISILEKR, from the coding sequence ATGAAAATTAACATCATGTCTTTTTTTCTTGGATTGCTTGTAATTTCAGGGTGTCATGAAAATAAGAAAAAGAAACAGGAAACCACAAGCTGGAAATTCAGCAAGGAAATTCCGTTAGAGAATGTTTCACCTATAGGCATTGTTTCACAAAATAATTTCCTTTGGCTTTCGGATGTCGATAACAATCGTGTTGTAAAAGTTGACTTGGATGGAAATATCCTTGAAGCATTTAATGGTCTTCAACGCCCCATGCACATGGCAATTAAAGAAGGTAAAATCTATGTTCCCGAATACACATCAGACAGCTTAAAAATTATTGAAAACGGAAATGTTTCAACTCTCGAATTAAAAGAAAATACTGATGGAATTGGTGGAGTATCTGTTTTTGGAAATACTGTTGCTATTGCTGATTTTTACAATCATCAAATCATTTTACAACAAGAGGATAAAGTAATAATTTTAGGAACAGAAGTGCATGATGATGGTGAGCTATACTATCCAACAGATGTTGAAATGAGCGATGATTTAATCTACGTTGCTGATGCATACAACAATCGTGTTCAGGTATTTGATTTTGAAGGCAATTATGTAAGAATGATTGGTTGGAATGAAAGCATTAAGGTCGCAACAGGTTTAAAAGTAACAGATTCACAAGTTATCGTTGCCGATTTTGAAGGTAACCGAGTTTTGATTTACGATTTAAATGGTAAACTTTTACAAATTGTATCGGGCAAATTCAATCAACCAACAGATATTGAAATTGTAAATGGTACAATGTATGTGGTTAATTATAAAGGGAAAGCTATTTCTATACTAGAAAAACGATAA
- a CDS encoding heavy-metal-associated domain-containing protein → MKNIFKQIGLLALILLFSMASSTAVNAQTSEQELTYVKVEVKGLACPFCAYGLEKKLKETDGVKNIKINVEEGIAYLTVLKSKKPAKKMLEKIVTDAGFTPSSIVFSENPFEMKDEN, encoded by the coding sequence ATGAAGAATATATTTAAGCAAATAGGATTATTAGCTTTAATACTATTATTTTCAATGGCAAGCAGTACGGCAGTAAATGCACAAACCAGTGAGCAAGAGCTCACTTATGTAAAGGTTGAAGTTAAAGGATTGGCGTGTCCTTTTTGTGCTTATGGTTTGGAAAAGAAGCTAAAAGAAACCGATGGCGTTAAAAACATTAAAATTAATGTTGAAGAAGGGATAGCATATTTAACTGTGCTGAAATCCAAAAAACCAGCAAAGAAAATGCTTGAAAAAATTGTCACTGATGCAGGATTCACACCAAGTAGCATCGTTTTTTCTGAAAATCCTTTTGAGATGAAAGATGAAAATTAA
- a CDS encoding transporter, which translates to MSRLIILIGVLATTSVFAQGPPITTETPIMLGLEGNGIRTFGKLISKENATIYVQPIGIPYNITSKFQVGGIFPFRFITPKGAETTGGFADMTVFAKYQLYKKDGKAKTFRILGMVKQTFPTGKTSSIPAIGSGLYQTYVGLVIGKLTTKKGLYADFGYNITNKNASDNFLYNFSIGVPLLPHKYPQKQLNTYLEFNGNYVFDPKIHTLFISPGLQFIPGRRILFETSFQIPIVQNNITTNKTEYMVLLGTRFLLN; encoded by the coding sequence ATGAGTAGACTAATAATATTAATAGGTGTACTTGCCACAACATCAGTATTTGCACAAGGCCCACCAATTACAACAGAAACACCTATAATGCTTGGATTGGAAGGAAATGGAATTAGGACTTTTGGTAAACTCATATCCAAGGAAAATGCCACTATTTATGTGCAACCAATAGGCATTCCTTATAACATTACTTCAAAGTTTCAAGTGGGCGGAATATTTCCGTTCAGGTTCATAACACCTAAAGGAGCAGAAACAACAGGAGGCTTTGCAGATATGACGGTATTTGCCAAATACCAACTTTACAAAAAAGATGGAAAAGCCAAAACCTTTAGAATTTTGGGAATGGTTAAACAAACATTTCCCACAGGAAAAACGTCATCAATTCCTGCCATTGGTTCGGGACTTTATCAAACCTACGTTGGTCTTGTAATCGGGAAGTTAACAACCAAAAAAGGACTTTATGCTGATTTTGGATATAACATTACCAACAAAAATGCTTCGGATAATTTTTTGTATAATTTTTCAATTGGCGTGCCTTTGTTGCCACACAAATATCCGCAAAAACAGCTAAATACGTATTTAGAATTCAATGGCAATTATGTTTTCGACCCAAAAATACATACACTTTTTATATCGCCAGGACTTCAATTTATCCCTGGAAGAAGAATATTGTTTGAAACCAGTTTTCAGATTCCGATAGTTCAAAACAACATAACGACCAATAAAACAGAGTATATGGTTTTATTGGGCACACGATTTTTATTAAACTAA
- a CDS encoding GDCCVxC domain-containing (seleno)protein → MVRGNENSNRYKITCPNCGHKKIEEMPTESCQFFYECENCKKVLRPKEGDCCVYCSYGTVPCPPIQENKYCC, encoded by the coding sequence ATCGTACGAGGAAATGAAAATTCAAATAGATATAAAATAACTTGCCCAAACTGCGGGCATAAAAAAATAGAGGAAATGCCAACGGAGTCCTGTCAATTCTTTTACGAATGTGAGAATTGTAAAAAAGTATTACGACCAAAAGAAGGCGATTGTTGTGTTTATTGCTCCTATGGAACAGTTCCTTGTCCACCAATTCAAGAAAACAAATATTGTTGCTAA
- a CDS encoding heavy-metal-associated domain-containing protein translates to MVAVFVVIMTLASYYPQIFHQTNGNEIVIVNQTDIQSVKLNIEGMVCQGCETNINNSVNKIDGVIQVKSSYEKGTSVIEFDVTKTNVDDIKKVILSKGYVINKNKNE, encoded by the coding sequence GTGGTTGCTGTGTTTGTGGTTATAATGACATTAGCTTCATATTATCCTCAAATATTCCATCAAACTAACGGAAATGAAATAGTGATTGTAAATCAAACAGATATTCAATCCGTAAAGTTAAATATTGAAGGGATGGTGTGTCAAGGTTGTGAAACCAACATTAATAATTCTGTGAATAAAATTGATGGTGTAATACAAGTCAAATCATCCTATGAAAAAGGTACTTCCGTAATTGAATTTGATGTGACCAAGACAAATGTCGATGACATAAAAAAAGTGATTCTATCAAAAGGATATGTAATTAATAAGAATAAAAATGAGTAG
- a CDS encoding CusA/CzcA family heavy metal efflux RND transporter produces the protein MINKIISFSINNKFIIGLFIVALVGTGIWSMATINLGSVPDITNNQVQVITVAPNLGTEDIEQFVTYPVELAMANLPDVIELRSVSRFGLSVVTIVFEDEAGTYLPRQLVQEKLAEVAGEIPEGFGEPFMAPITTGLGEIFQYTLKVKEGYEEKYDAMELRTIQDWIVKRQMALVPGVVEVNAFGGYVKQYEVAINPDKLKSFGITMNQVFEALKMNNANTGGAYIEKNHQANFIRGEGLARSLEDLENTVVTTQNGSPVLIRDVAEKVGFGNQVRYGGFTQDGHETVGGQILMLKGESPGTVIENVQERIGEIQKSLPEGVYIEPFLSRSELIGRTTSTVETNLIEGSLIVIFVLVLLLGSFRGGLITASVIPLSLLFAFILMKQFGVWANLMSLGAIDFGIIVDGAVIIVEGMVFHIHQRMKKSKAAIGQAEMDEIAYDSASTMMNSAFFGQLIILIVFTPILFLTGVEGKMFRPMAFTFGFAVLGAIILCLTYVPMISSMFLKPAKNQNSWFARFENKIDRFSDKIMSGLNRAYVPLLNFALRFRAGVVIGAVALLLIAGYIFSNMGGEFIPKFDEGDIAFQALIKPGSSLTESIEASKKLQNLINEFPEVKTVVSRIGVAEIPTDPMPMDIADSYIILEKDKSKWTSAESKDELIEKIQEKISVVPGVNFVFTQPVELRFNELLTGVREDVAIKLYGEDLGVLADKVQEIAAVIRSVPGAADLNVEATSGLPQMTVAYNRAKMAQYGVTVDKLNDYVSAAFAGESAGVIFEGEKRFDVVIRLAKEFRQDINNLKNLYIDLPSGAQVPLKEVANISYKPGPMQISRDNTSRRISVGVNVRGRDVKSMVEEIQQKLETDVKLPPGYFVTYGGSFENLQRASDRLMIVVPIALFLIFILLYFALSSFSQSLMIYMAVPLAAIGGVFALWIRGMPFSISAGVGFIVLFGVAVLNGLVLINKFNELKESGMTDLKKRIYEATHERLRPILLTATAAIMGFIPMALSTSGGAEVQRPLATVVIGGLLTATFLTLVVLPVLYYWLEARKQRKDNGNDPSYINKSTTVLVVLLSLGGFLTSNSVNAQDSGIAQTVTLEEAISLAKENYPSLKESQSFIDRERAMKGTSFDLGSTQIFTGKEEFGNDLPGVQTTIGVQQGNIDLLSGFSKSKFYKQRVQLGEKFYALSEQQLVRNVMQAYDQINYNKAQLRFAEQLDSVYNNFKTAAELRFDTGETGKLEFIAASSEYQQIQVLRQQAYDDIEIAKRALKQYLGIDQEIETVGGTYEPLNYMSVIDSTSIDNNPLLQYSMQNAEVSKANVGVEKSQFLPKFNLTYGRQIVDDVSGFNTYQAGISIPLWFFPQKARVKAAKADALVAENQYLEQKAITESRVSQLLKSLEKTQKTLNYYQEGALVLAEEQITTAELASKEGEIDYVNYITILNSAIRIKQNHLQFINQYNQQAIELQYQLGNL, from the coding sequence ATGATTAACAAAATCATTTCATTTTCCATTAATAACAAGTTTATTATTGGGCTCTTTATAGTGGCGCTTGTGGGTACGGGCATTTGGTCTATGGCCACTATAAACTTGGGTTCTGTACCCGACATTACCAACAACCAAGTACAGGTTATTACTGTTGCCCCAAATTTAGGTACTGAAGATATTGAGCAATTTGTTACCTATCCAGTAGAATTGGCAATGGCAAATCTGCCTGACGTTATCGAGCTACGTTCCGTATCCCGATTTGGGCTGTCTGTGGTTACCATTGTCTTTGAGGATGAAGCAGGCACCTACCTGCCCCGGCAATTGGTGCAAGAAAAATTAGCCGAAGTTGCAGGTGAAATCCCCGAAGGCTTCGGCGAGCCATTTATGGCACCCATAACTACAGGTTTGGGCGAAATATTCCAATATACCTTAAAAGTAAAGGAAGGCTACGAAGAAAAATACGATGCAATGGAGCTTCGTACCATTCAGGATTGGATTGTAAAGCGCCAAATGGCATTAGTTCCTGGAGTAGTTGAAGTTAATGCTTTTGGAGGCTACGTAAAGCAGTACGAAGTGGCAATAAATCCTGACAAACTTAAAAGTTTTGGCATTACAATGAATCAGGTTTTTGAAGCCCTGAAGATGAACAATGCCAATACAGGTGGTGCCTACATCGAGAAAAACCACCAAGCCAATTTTATTCGTGGCGAGGGTTTAGCACGTAGCCTTGAGGACTTGGAAAACACTGTTGTAACCACTCAAAACGGAAGTCCAGTGTTGATAAGGGACGTTGCCGAAAAAGTAGGTTTTGGCAATCAAGTGCGCTATGGTGGGTTTACCCAAGATGGTCACGAAACTGTTGGTGGCCAAATTTTAATGCTTAAAGGTGAAAGCCCTGGCACTGTCATAGAAAATGTACAGGAGCGCATCGGCGAAATTCAAAAATCGCTTCCAGAAGGTGTTTATATCGAACCTTTTTTAAGTCGTAGTGAACTCATTGGAAGAACAACAAGTACCGTAGAAACAAATCTTATTGAAGGTTCGCTTATCGTGATTTTTGTACTGGTATTACTCTTGGGAAGTTTCCGTGGCGGATTGATAACAGCCTCTGTAATTCCGCTATCATTACTCTTTGCATTCATTTTGATGAAGCAATTTGGCGTGTGGGCCAATTTAATGTCCTTGGGAGCAATCGATTTTGGAATCATTGTGGATGGTGCAGTTATTATTGTAGAAGGAATGGTATTCCACATCCATCAACGGATGAAAAAATCAAAAGCAGCGATAGGTCAGGCCGAAATGGACGAAATCGCCTACGACTCGGCAAGTACAATGATGAATTCGGCATTTTTCGGACAGCTAATTATCCTTATCGTATTTACACCGATTCTCTTTTTGACCGGTGTTGAAGGAAAAATGTTCCGTCCAATGGCGTTTACTTTCGGATTTGCAGTTTTGGGAGCCATTATCCTTTGTCTTACCTACGTGCCAATGATTTCGTCAATGTTTCTCAAACCTGCCAAAAATCAGAATAGTTGGTTTGCCAGATTTGAAAACAAAATTGACAGGTTCAGTGATAAAATAATGTCCGGTTTAAACAGGGCGTATGTTCCCTTGCTCAATTTTGCACTTCGCTTTAGAGCTGGTGTGGTTATAGGTGCAGTCGCCTTATTATTGATTGCAGGATATATTTTCAGCAATATGGGTGGCGAATTCATACCCAAATTTGATGAGGGCGATATTGCATTTCAGGCCTTGATAAAACCAGGTAGTAGTCTTACAGAATCTATAGAGGCATCAAAAAAACTTCAAAATTTAATCAATGAATTTCCTGAAGTAAAAACAGTGGTTTCCAGAATAGGGGTCGCCGAAATTCCTACCGACCCAATGCCGATGGACATTGCCGATAGCTATATCATTCTTGAAAAGGATAAGAGCAAATGGACCAGTGCAGAGAGCAAGGACGAACTCATAGAAAAAATACAGGAAAAAATTTCAGTGGTTCCCGGTGTGAATTTCGTGTTTACGCAACCCGTGGAACTTCGTTTTAACGAATTGCTAACGGGTGTTCGTGAGGATGTGGCCATAAAGTTATATGGGGAAGATTTGGGCGTATTGGCAGACAAGGTTCAAGAAATCGCCGCGGTCATTAGGAGTGTTCCCGGAGCGGCCGACCTCAATGTGGAAGCTACGAGCGGTTTACCACAGATGACGGTAGCATACAATCGTGCAAAAATGGCTCAGTATGGAGTAACTGTTGATAAGCTAAATGATTATGTAAGTGCTGCATTTGCGGGAGAATCGGCAGGTGTGATTTTTGAGGGCGAAAAACGCTTTGATGTGGTTATTCGTTTGGCGAAAGAGTTTAGGCAAGACATTAATAATCTTAAAAATCTGTATATCGACCTACCAAGTGGTGCACAAGTACCTTTAAAAGAAGTTGCAAATATAAGTTACAAACCAGGGCCAATGCAGATTTCAAGAGACAACACCTCGCGCCGTATTTCGGTAGGTGTCAACGTTCGTGGACGTGATGTAAAATCGATGGTTGAAGAAATTCAGCAAAAATTGGAAACAGATGTAAAACTGCCACCGGGCTATTTTGTAACCTACGGGGGTTCGTTCGAGAACTTACAGCGTGCATCAGACCGATTGATGATTGTAGTACCTATCGCACTTTTTCTGATATTCATTTTGCTCTATTTCGCTTTGAGCTCGTTCTCACAATCACTAATGATTTATATGGCAGTGCCTCTGGCAGCCATTGGCGGAGTGTTTGCCCTTTGGATAAGGGGGATGCCATTCAGTATTTCAGCAGGAGTCGGTTTTATTGTACTCTTTGGGGTAGCGGTATTAAATGGATTGGTACTGATAAACAAATTCAATGAACTAAAAGAAAGTGGAATGACAGACTTAAAAAAACGAATATACGAGGCAACGCACGAGCGCCTACGCCCTATTTTATTAACGGCAACGGCGGCCATTATGGGCTTTATCCCTATGGCGCTTTCTACTTCGGGCGGTGCAGAAGTGCAGCGACCATTGGCAACGGTGGTAATTGGAGGATTGCTCACAGCAACATTTTTAACACTTGTGGTCCTTCCAGTCTTGTATTATTGGTTGGAAGCTCGTAAGCAACGAAAGGATAACGGTAACGACCCAAGCTATATTAACAAGAGCACTACTGTTTTGGTTGTGCTATTGAGCTTGGGAGGATTTTTAACCTCAAATTCAGTAAATGCGCAAGATAGCGGAATAGCACAGACTGTTACTTTGGAGGAAGCTATTTCTTTGGCAAAAGAAAATTATCCTTCCCTTAAGGAAAGTCAGTCTTTTATAGACCGTGAGCGGGCGATGAAAGGAACAAGTTTCGACCTTGGTAGCACGCAAATTTTTACGGGCAAGGAAGAATTCGGTAATGACCTGCCCGGTGTGCAAACTACCATTGGGGTTCAGCAGGGAAATATCGATTTGTTATCTGGTTTCTCAAAATCCAAGTTCTATAAGCAACGTGTTCAGTTGGGTGAGAAGTTTTATGCCCTGAGCGAGCAACAATTAGTGCGTAATGTGATGCAAGCCTATGACCAGATAAATTATAACAAAGCCCAGTTGCGCTTCGCGGAGCAGTTAGATAGTGTGTATAACAACTTCAAGACAGCCGCAGAACTACGTTTTGATACTGGTGAAACTGGGAAGCTGGAATTTATCGCGGCTTCTTCTGAATATCAACAGATACAGGTCTTGAGACAACAGGCCTATGACGATATCGAGATTGCCAAAAGGGCGCTTAAACAGTATTTGGGGATTGACCAAGAAATTGAAACCGTTGGAGGTACTTACGAACCGTTGAATTATATGAGCGTTATAGATTCAACATCCATAGACAATAATCCATTGTTGCAATATTCTATGCAAAATGCCGAGGTGAGCAAAGCCAACGTTGGGGTAGAAAAATCCCAGTTTCTGCCAAAGTTCAATTTGACCTATGGAAGACAAATCGTTGACGATGTTTCAGGGTTCAACACCTATCAAGCAGGTATAAGTATTCCGTTGTGGTTCTTTCCTCAAAAAGCAAGGGTCAAGGCTGCTAAAGCAGATGCTTTGGTGGCCGAGAACCAATATTTGGAACAAAAGGCAATAACCGAAAGCAGGGTGTCACAATTGTTAAAATCATTGGAAAAAACCCAAAAAACGCTGAATTATTACCAAGAAGGTGCACTGGTTTTGGCCGAAGAGCAGATTACAACTGCAGAACTTGCTTCCAAAGAAGGCGAGATAGACTATGTAAACTATATCACGATTTTAAACAGTGCCATTCGCATAAAACAGAACCACTTACAATTTATTAACCAGTATAATCAACAAGCCATTGAGTTACAGTATCAATTGGGCAATTTATAA